In one Azospirillum sp. TSH100 genomic region, the following are encoded:
- the ggt gene encoding gamma-glutamyltransferase produces MWFAAFRSRSAIAAMAALCVGSALVLPVPVLAQKAAAPALAPASAPVRYDIGYNVFYPVRGQNGMVASEHRLATEIGVEILKRGGNAVDAAVAVGFALAVVLPNAGNIGGGGFMVVHDARSGKDVAIDFREMAPAKAFRDMYLDQEGKVVPDRSLYTHLAVGIPGTVAGLAHALEGYGTMTLADVLAPAIRLAREGYAVTPQLAGLLEVERDHLAAWDATKSIFFKDGRPLTAGETLANPDLANSLEMIAQQGPKAFYEGAIAEKIAAEMAKHGGYITKEDLKAYKVVEREPVSGSYRGYTVKSMPPPSSGGTHIIQMLNILERWPLKDYGPDSAKSIHLMAEAMKLAYADRSEYLGDPDFTKVPVKGLTSRKYADELAARIDPEKATPAGSIKPGKPAPYESDQTTHFSVADNQGNVVSTTYTLNLNFGSGIVAEGTGILLNNEMDDFSAKPGVPNAFGLVGGDANAVQPFKRPLSSMSPTIVLKDGKPWLVTGSPGGSRIITTTMETVIDHIDFGMNPAEAAALPRVHHQWTPDELRVEKGLSPDTVRLLEGMGHKVAVKPTMGRTQTIQLREDGLYGYSDPRNPDGMTLGY; encoded by the coding sequence ATGTGGTTTGCCGCTTTCCGATCCCGTTCCGCCATTGCGGCAATGGCGGCGCTCTGCGTCGGCTCCGCCTTGGTGCTGCCGGTGCCGGTGCTCGCCCAGAAGGCTGCTGCTCCGGCCCTGGCGCCGGCATCGGCTCCGGTCCGCTACGACATCGGCTACAATGTCTTCTATCCCGTCCGCGGCCAGAACGGGATGGTCGCCTCCGAACACCGGCTGGCGACCGAGATCGGCGTCGAGATCCTGAAGCGTGGCGGCAACGCGGTCGATGCGGCGGTCGCCGTCGGCTTCGCCCTGGCGGTGGTGCTTCCGAATGCCGGCAACATCGGCGGCGGCGGTTTCATGGTCGTCCATGACGCCAGGAGCGGCAAGGACGTCGCCATCGACTTCCGCGAGATGGCGCCGGCCAAGGCCTTCCGCGACATGTATCTGGACCAGGAGGGCAAGGTCGTTCCCGACCGCTCGCTCTACACCCATCTGGCTGTCGGCATCCCCGGCACCGTCGCCGGGCTGGCCCATGCGCTGGAAGGATACGGCACGATGACGCTGGCCGACGTGCTGGCCCCGGCGATCAGGCTGGCGCGCGAGGGCTATGCTGTCACTCCGCAGCTGGCCGGGCTGCTGGAGGTCGAACGCGACCACCTGGCGGCGTGGGACGCCACGAAATCCATCTTCTTCAAGGACGGCCGGCCGCTGACCGCCGGCGAGACGCTGGCCAACCCCGACCTCGCCAACTCGCTGGAGATGATCGCCCAGCAGGGACCGAAGGCCTTCTATGAAGGCGCCATCGCCGAGAAGATCGCGGCGGAGATGGCCAAGCATGGCGGCTACATCACCAAGGAGGATCTCAAGGCCTACAAGGTGGTTGAGCGCGAGCCGGTCAGCGGCAGCTACCGCGGCTATACGGTCAAGTCGATGCCGCCGCCCAGCTCCGGCGGCACCCACATCATCCAGATGCTGAACATCCTGGAGCGCTGGCCGCTGAAGGATTACGGCCCCGACAGCGCCAAGTCGATCCACCTGATGGCGGAGGCGATGAAGCTGGCCTACGCCGACCGCTCCGAATATCTGGGCGATCCCGACTTCACCAAGGTGCCGGTGAAGGGGCTGACCTCGCGCAAATACGCCGACGAGCTGGCGGCCAGGATCGATCCGGAGAAGGCGACACCGGCCGGCAGCATCAAGCCCGGCAAGCCGGCGCCCTATGAAAGCGACCAGACCACCCATTTCTCGGTGGCCGACAACCAGGGCAACGTCGTCAGCACCACCTATACGCTGAACCTCAATTTCGGCAGCGGCATCGTCGCCGAGGGCACCGGCATCCTGCTGAACAACGAGATGGACGATTTCTCGGCCAAGCCGGGCGTTCCCAACGCCTTCGGTCTGGTCGGCGGCGACGCCAACGCCGTCCAGCCCTTCAAGCGGCCACTCAGCTCGATGTCGCCGACCATCGTGCTGAAGGACGGCAAGCCCTGGCTGGTCACCGGCAGCCCCGGCGGCAGCCGCATCATCACCACCACCATGGAAACGGTGATCGACCACATCGACTTCGGCATGAACCCGGCCGAAGCCGCCGCCCTGCCGCGCGTCCATCACCAGTGGACCCCCGACGAGCTGCGGGTGGAAAAGGGCCTGAGCCCCGACACCGTCCGCCTGCTGGAGGGGATGGGCCACAAGGTGGCGGTGAAGCCGACGATGGGCCGCACCCAGACCATCCAGCTGCGCGAGGACGGGCTGTACGGCTATTCCGACCCGCGCAACCCCGATGGCATGACCCTGGGATATTGA
- a CDS encoding hybrid sensor histidine kinase/response regulator, with protein sequence MPTPPIRHWLAHLRASRPLRVLLLIGGLSVGVLLAATIHYIDSMRDRELEGAERELSTLNLSLAEQTASATQSVDLVLTTIIEQLKSDGIDTPEEYVRRLGGRDTHQMLRARITGLPQLDAVTMIAADGHLINFSRYYPIPAVNVSDRDYFAYLRDHDTTDPYISEPVQNRGNGSWTVYLARRVSGRDGRFVGLVLGAIELSYFERIYKALQPDGDGSISLWRRDGILLARHPALPDIGRPLGGRQFLKVLEHTRAGVYLSAGGLSDGARLVATQALADYPLVVNVTRKLDAVLKEWRIQAWTIGAASTIGIAALLLSLWALARQFSAYEAATRAMDAARRAVEGREQAEQALRQSQKMEAIGQLTGGVAHDFNNLLQAIGINLHVIDSRTDDERISGPARLALQAVERGATLTQHLLAFSRRQQLRPVPVDVAALVERTSRLLGRTLGQSVRIEAEVAPGLWPAMIDPTQLEMAVLNLALNARDAMPGGGTLWILASNRTVGNQMARNQMEGNQAAGTGRLPVQVEGLDAGDYVVLRVRDTGTGMPADVAARAFEPFFTTKEVGRGTGLGLSMVHGLATQSGGAVELDSRPGLGTTVTLYLPRARQPAEAPAAPPAPSPGTGNSPNAVAMGTGCAVLLVDDEELVRGATAGYLAEAGFAVREAADAAAALSLLDGGFRPDVIVTDHMMPGMTGLDMARTLRARRDGTPILMVTGYAEDLTSTAAAQEVALTVLSKPVEPSRLVRFIRDMAAVEG encoded by the coding sequence ATGCCGACTCCGCCGATCCGGCATTGGCTGGCCCATCTGCGCGCCAGCCGGCCTCTGCGCGTCCTGCTTCTGATCGGCGGGCTGTCGGTCGGCGTGCTGCTGGCGGCGACGATCCATTACATCGACAGCATGCGCGACCGCGAGCTGGAGGGGGCGGAGCGCGAGCTGTCCACCCTGAACCTGTCGCTCGCCGAACAGACCGCCAGCGCGACGCAGAGCGTCGATCTGGTGCTGACCACCATCATCGAGCAGCTGAAGTCGGACGGCATCGACACGCCGGAGGAGTATGTCCGCCGGCTGGGCGGACGCGACACCCACCAGATGCTGCGGGCGCGCATCACCGGCCTGCCGCAGCTGGACGCGGTGACGATGATCGCGGCGGACGGGCATCTGATCAACTTCTCGCGCTATTACCCGATACCGGCGGTCAACGTCTCCGACCGGGATTATTTCGCCTATCTGCGCGACCACGACACCACCGACCCCTACATCAGCGAGCCGGTGCAGAACCGCGGCAACGGCAGCTGGACCGTCTATCTCGCCCGCCGGGTCAGCGGGCGGGACGGCAGATTCGTCGGGCTGGTGCTGGGCGCCATCGAACTCAGCTATTTCGAGCGGATTTACAAGGCGTTGCAGCCCGATGGCGACGGCAGCATCAGCCTCTGGCGGCGCGACGGCATCCTGCTGGCCCGCCATCCGGCGCTGCCGGACATCGGCCGGCCGCTGGGCGGGCGCCAGTTCCTGAAGGTGCTGGAGCACACAAGGGCGGGCGTCTATCTCTCCGCCGGCGGGTTGAGCGACGGCGCCCGTCTGGTCGCGACGCAGGCGCTGGCCGACTATCCGCTGGTCGTCAACGTCACCCGCAAGCTCGACGCGGTGCTGAAGGAATGGCGCATCCAGGCCTGGACCATCGGCGCCGCCAGCACCATCGGCATCGCGGCGCTGCTGCTGTCGCTGTGGGCGCTGGCCCGCCAGTTCAGCGCCTACGAGGCGGCGACCCGGGCGATGGACGCCGCCCGCCGCGCGGTGGAGGGGCGGGAGCAGGCCGAGCAGGCCCTGCGCCAGAGCCAGAAGATGGAGGCGATCGGCCAGCTGACCGGCGGTGTCGCCCATGATTTCAACAATCTGCTCCAGGCGATCGGCATCAACCTGCACGTCATCGACAGCCGCACCGACGACGAACGCATCTCCGGCCCGGCGCGGCTGGCCTTGCAGGCGGTGGAGCGTGGGGCCACCCTGACCCAGCATCTGCTGGCCTTCTCGCGCCGGCAGCAGCTTCGTCCCGTTCCGGTCGACGTCGCGGCGCTGGTGGAACGGACCAGCCGGCTGCTCGGCCGCACGCTTGGCCAGTCGGTACGGATCGAGGCCGAGGTGGCGCCCGGCCTGTGGCCGGCGATGATCGACCCCACCCAGCTGGAAATGGCGGTGCTGAACCTGGCGCTGAACGCCCGCGACGCCATGCCCGGCGGCGGCACGCTGTGGATCCTGGCAAGCAACCGCACCGTCGGCAATCAGATGGCGCGCAATCAAATGGAAGGCAATCAGGCGGCCGGCACCGGTCGGCTGCCGGTGCAGGTGGAGGGGCTGGACGCCGGCGACTATGTGGTGCTGCGGGTGCGTGACACCGGCACCGGCATGCCGGCCGATGTGGCGGCCCGCGCCTTCGAGCCCTTCTTCACCACCAAGGAGGTCGGACGCGGCACCGGGCTGGGCCTCAGCATGGTGCATGGGCTGGCGACCCAGTCGGGCGGCGCGGTGGAACTGGACAGCCGGCCGGGGCTGGGCACCACCGTGACGCTCTATCTGCCGCGTGCCCGTCAGCCGGCGGAGGCGCCCGCCGCGCCGCCCGCCCCATCGCCGGGGACGGGAAATTCGCCGAATGCGGTCGCAATGGGAACCGGCTGCGCCGTCCTGCTGGTGGATGACGAGGAGCTGGTGCGCGGCGCCACCGCCGGCTATCTGGCAGAGGCGGGCTTCGCGGTTCGCGAGGCGGCCGACGCGGCGGCGGCGCTGTCGCTGCTCGACGGCGGCTTCCGGCCGGACGTGATCGTCACCGACCATATGATGCCGGGGATGACCGGGCTGGACATGGCCCGCACCCTGCGCGCCCGTCGGGACGGCACGCCGATCCTGATGGTCACCGGCTATGCCGAGGATCTGACCTCCACCGCCGCGGCGCAGGAGGTGGCGCTGACCGTGCTGTCCAAGCCGGTCGAACCGTCGCGGCTGGTCCGCTTCATCCGCGACATGGCGGCGGTGGAGGGGTGA
- a CDS encoding nuclear transport factor 2 family protein produces the protein MKRAFVAAVALAAVLTQPLAARPAAAQEAVVPVGDAEALFTSPDPALNANKQVVYGIIRDLLEAGHWEMADRYLSEDYIQHNPNAASGRAAVVEYFTKVRQVKPQPIPAKLKTPIVSVTAEGDLVVVAYPRQVTDPKHPAGGYSTTWFDMWRIRDGKAVEHWDPALLP, from the coding sequence ATGAAGAGAGCTTTCGTCGCTGCGGTGGCTTTGGCCGCCGTGCTGACCCAGCCGCTGGCGGCCCGACCGGCGGCGGCGCAGGAGGCGGTCGTGCCCGTCGGCGATGCCGAGGCGCTGTTCACCAGCCCCGACCCGGCCCTGAACGCCAACAAGCAGGTGGTTTACGGCATCATCCGCGATCTGCTGGAGGCGGGGCATTGGGAGATGGCCGACCGCTATCTCAGCGAGGACTACATCCAGCACAATCCCAACGCCGCCAGTGGCCGGGCCGCCGTGGTGGAGTATTTCACCAAGGTGCGTCAGGTGAAGCCGCAGCCGATCCCCGCCAAGCTGAAGACGCCGATCGTCAGCGTGACGGCCGAGGGCGATCTGGTCGTCGTCGCCTATCCCCGTCAGGTCACGGATCCCAAGCATCCGGCCGGCGGCTACAGCACCACCTGGTTCGACATGTGGCGGATCCGGGACGGCAAGGCGGTCGAACATTGGGATCCGGCCCTGTTGCCATAG
- a CDS encoding HD domain-containing phosphohydrolase, giving the protein MNILIVDDDRTNLFIMAAIVRRLDDAEPVTMENPLDAVEWLRGNEPDLILLDQMMPEMDGIDLLRHIRDDTHLDSVPVVMITANTAVDIRVRALDEGCSDFLTKPIIVPEVQARLRNLLALRQSRALLRDRAALLAAEVERVTAALQRQGEELVSRLSRAAEYRDPETGAHIERMALYSRLIAEAAGCGAAFAQELMKAAPMHDIGKIGIPDMILLKAGRLTPEETTVMRQHATIGHRILADSAIPLLRLASEIALSHHEKFDGNGYPNRLSGSAIPLSGRIVAIADVFDALTSTRPYKRSWTLEEARAYMVENRGRHFDPALLDAFLSRWDEVCRIHHENADELPDLIPGEA; this is encoded by the coding sequence ATGAACATCCTGATCGTTGACGACGACCGCACGAACCTGTTCATCATGGCCGCCATCGTCCGCCGCCTGGACGATGCGGAGCCGGTGACCATGGAAAACCCGCTGGACGCCGTCGAATGGCTGCGCGGGAACGAGCCGGACCTGATCCTTCTCGACCAGATGATGCCGGAGATGGACGGCATCGATCTGCTGCGTCACATCCGCGACGATACGCATCTGGACAGCGTGCCGGTGGTGATGATCACCGCCAACACGGCGGTCGACATCCGCGTGCGGGCGCTGGACGAGGGCTGCAGCGATTTCCTGACCAAGCCGATCATCGTGCCGGAGGTGCAGGCCCGCCTGCGCAACCTGCTGGCCCTGCGCCAGAGCCGCGCCCTGCTGCGCGACCGCGCCGCCCTGCTGGCCGCCGAGGTGGAGCGGGTGACCGCCGCCCTCCAGCGCCAGGGGGAGGAGCTGGTCAGCCGCCTGTCGCGCGCCGCCGAGTACCGCGATCCCGAAACCGGCGCCCATATCGAGCGGATGGCGCTCTATTCGAGGCTGATCGCCGAAGCGGCCGGCTGCGGTGCCGCCTTCGCGCAGGAGCTGATGAAGGCGGCGCCGATGCACGACATCGGCAAGATCGGCATCCCCGACATGATCCTGCTGAAGGCGGGCCGGCTGACGCCGGAAGAGACGACGGTGATGCGCCAGCACGCCACCATCGGCCACCGCATCCTGGCGGACAGCGCCATCCCGCTTCTGCGGCTGGCGTCGGAGATCGCGCTCAGCCACCATGAGAAATTTGATGGCAATGGCTATCCCAACCGCCTGTCCGGGAGCGCCATCCCGCTGTCCGGCCGCATCGTCGCCATCGCCGACGTGTTCGACGCCCTGACCTCCACCCGCCCCTACAAGCGGTCCTGGACGCTGGAGGAGGCGCGCGCCTACATGGTCGAAAACCGTGGGCGCCACTTCGATCCGGCGCTGCTGGACGCCTTCCTGTCGCGCTGGGACGAGGTGTGCAGAATCCACCATGAGAATGCCGACGAACTGCCGGACCTGATCCCGGGGGAAGCCTGA
- a CDS encoding EamA family transporter: MRASHILLAVAVAAVWGFNFVAIKVGLRDFPPLLFSCLRFALAALPVVVLGWGKGPPVPWRYVVGIGVMLGVVKFPLLFLGIDVGMPAGLASLVLQAQAFFTAIFAAFMLGDRPGPRQVGGMAVAFAGVGLIALEMPAGDSLLGLGLTLAAAAAWGVSNIVMKQAKAPDLFSLMVWVSLIPPLPLLAMSLALEGPDRIVHAFTTLTFVGGGSLVYIAAAATLFGFAAWGFLMRHYPASLVAPFSLLVPIFGMSSSALLLGETFTAAKLAGGLLVFAGLALSVLKLPAPARARA; encoded by the coding sequence ATGCGCGCTTCCCACATTCTGCTCGCCGTGGCGGTCGCCGCGGTCTGGGGCTTCAACTTCGTCGCGATCAAGGTCGGATTGCGCGATTTCCCGCCGCTGCTCTTCTCCTGCCTGCGCTTCGCGCTGGCGGCGCTGCCGGTGGTGGTGCTGGGCTGGGGCAAGGGGCCGCCGGTGCCCTGGCGCTATGTGGTCGGCATCGGCGTGATGCTGGGCGTGGTCAAGTTCCCGCTGCTGTTCCTCGGCATCGATGTCGGCATGCCGGCCGGGCTGGCTTCGCTGGTGTTGCAGGCGCAGGCCTTCTTCACCGCCATCTTCGCCGCCTTCATGCTGGGCGACCGGCCGGGGCCGCGGCAGGTCGGCGGCATGGCGGTGGCCTTCGCCGGCGTCGGGCTGATCGCGCTGGAGATGCCGGCCGGCGATTCGCTGCTCGGCCTCGGCCTGACGCTCGCGGCGGCGGCGGCCTGGGGCGTGTCGAACATCGTGATGAAGCAGGCCAAGGCGCCCGACCTGTTCAGCCTGATGGTCTGGGTCAGCCTGATCCCGCCCTTGCCGCTGCTGGCGATGTCGCTGGCGCTGGAAGGGCCGGACCGCATCGTCCACGCCTTCACCACCCTGACCTTCGTCGGGGGCGGCTCGCTGGTCTACATCGCGGCGGCGGCGACGCTGTTCGGCTTCGCCGCCTGGGGCTTCCTGATGCGGCATTATCCGGCGAGCCTCGTCGCCCCCTTCTCGCTGCTCGTCCCCATCTTCGGGATGAGTTCCAGTGCGTTGCTGCTGGGCGAGACCTTCACCGCGGCGAAGCTGGCCGGCGGGCTCCTGGTCTTCGCCGGGCTGGCCCTGTCGGTGCTGAAACTGCCGGCTCCGGCCCGCGCGCGGGCCTGA
- a CDS encoding DUF2892 domain-containing protein, with translation MNAQSTIRNAYDSVFEGHTNLGMGERIVSTGLGLAVAAGGLRKGASIPGAIMGLVGAALVARGMSGHCPLKERLSGGQQDRLGHGGFYGESRDMDHARMAETH, from the coding sequence ATGAACGCCCAATCCACCATCCGCAATGCCTATGACAGCGTGTTTGAAGGCCACACCAACCTGGGCATGGGCGAGCGCATCGTCTCGACCGGTCTCGGCCTCGCTGTCGCGGCGGGCGGGCTGCGCAAAGGCGCAAGCATTCCCGGCGCCATCATGGGGCTGGTCGGCGCCGCCCTGGTCGCCCGCGGCATGAGCGGCCATTGCCCGCTCAAGGAACGGCTGTCCGGTGGCCAGCAGGACCGGCTGGGCCATGGCGGTTTCTATGGCGAGTCGCGTGACATGGACCATGCGCGGATGGCGGAGACCCACTGA